A region from the Vicia villosa cultivar HV-30 ecotype Madison, WI linkage group LG3, Vvil1.0, whole genome shotgun sequence genome encodes:
- the LOC131654898 gene encoding GDSL esterase/lipase EXL3-like codes for MAVLMIKLPITNSSPRLILLRFILFLVLSYRTNSLLKLPPNVTVPALIAFGDSILDTGNNNNITTIVKCNFPPYGQDFQGGIPTGRFCNGKNPSDLIVEELGIKEFLPAYLDPNLKPSDLPTGVCFASGAAGYDPLTSELVSVISMSKQLEMFKAYIERLKGVVGEKRKNFIIANTLYIVVAGSDDLANTYFTFRTRKLQYDVPAYTDLMVKEASKFVKGLYQLGARRIGVFSVAPIGSIPAQRTLGGGVFRNFNEEYNEAAKLFNSKLSKELDYLHSNLHNSRVIYIDIYTPILDIIQYPKKYGYKIANKGCCGTGKLEVSILCNPLTPTCADNSEYVFWDSYHPTENVYRKLLDEVLPKYVDRLI; via the exons ATGGCTGTGCTAATGATAAAGCTTCCAATTACTAATTCATCACCTAGATTAATACTATTACGTTTCATTCTTTTCTTAGTTTTATCATATAGAACAAACTCATTGTTGAAACTACCACCAAATGTTACCGTTCCAGCACTCATAGCTTTTGGAGATTCAATCCTGGATACTGGaaataacaacaacatcacaACTATTGTCAAGTGCAATTTCCCTCCTTATGGTCAAGATTTTCAAGGAGGCATTCCAACCGGTCGATTTTGCAATGGCAAAAATCCCTCAGACTTGATAG ttgaAGAATTAGGTATTAAGGAGTTTTTACCAGCTTATTTAGATCCAAATCTGAAGCCAAGTGACCTTCCTACTGGTGTATGCTTTGCTTCTGGTGCTGCTGGTTATGATCCTTTAACATCTGAATTAGTG tCGGTGATTTCAATGTCTAAACAACTAGAAATGTTCAAAGCATACATAGAGAGGCTTAAAGGTGTGGTTGGAGAGAAAAGAAAAAACTTCATCATAGCCAACACTCTTTACATTGTTGTAGCTGGAAGTGATGACCTTGCCAACACTTATTTTACTTTTCGCACCCGGAAACTTCAATATGATGTTCCAGCTTATACTGATCTTATGGTCAAAGAAGCCTCCAAGTTCGTTAAg GGATTATATCAACTTGGAGCTAGAAGAATTGGAGTGTTTAGTGTAGCACCTATTGGATCCATACCAGCACAGAGGACACTAGGTGGAGGTGTATTTAGAAATTTCAATGAGGAATACAATGAAGCAGCCAAGTTATTTAACTCAAAACTCTCCAAGGAATTGGATTATCTTCATTCTAATTTGCATAATAGTAGGGTTATTTATATTGACATATACACTCCCATACTTGATATCATTCAATATCCCAAAAAATATG GGTATAAAATTGCAAATAAAGGTTGTTGTGGAACAGGAAAACTAGAGGTATCAATTTTATGTAACCCTTTGACTCCTACTTGTGCTGATAATTCAGAATATGTGTTTTGGGATAGCTATCATCCTACAGAAAATGTATACAGAAAGCTTCTGGATGAAGTTCTTCCGAAATATGTGGATCGCTTGATATGA